The following is a genomic window from Haliaeetus albicilla chromosome 13, bHalAlb1.1, whole genome shotgun sequence.
CCCAGAAATTTCTTAAGGacctaaagaaaagaaaggattcCTGCAAGGAATCCTTTACCACCACTACctacttctgtatttcttctctaGACATAAAGATGACTTCAGCCTCTAGGGCTGGAAAGACAGCATCTCTGATATGTACCTTTTTTAAGCCTGTAGTTTAGTAACATTTCTTATAGTATCCTACAGGTGGGAAGCTGCAAGATACAACCAACAcatactgaaacaaaaatctggTCTGGAAGGATTGTGTTGGACAAGATTGAAAGCTTTCATATCTCCCAATAAATGCTTCCCCCCAAAAtaacccaaacaacaaacaagtgggattttttaaaaaaagaaaaatattacatttttttccccatgctgcAAGGCTTTCAGATAAGGTGGTGAGGGGAGGTAAATTAGAGGATCTTACCCTGAGGCAAGCATCATGTACAGTTACCttagaaaaaaacagggaaaaatattaCACAAGTCAGCTGGCTCAGCAAGGATTAAGAAATACCTTGATAAACAGCTAATGATATGAAAGGCAAAGCTTTTGGCTCCAGCTCAGAAAAGTAATTACTCCCATCTGGGTACGCAAAACCCCAAGAAGGGCTACAGTTTCACATGGCACAGGAAAATTTTCACAGCCTTAGAGTCTTTTTTTCATAGCTACATTGGGTGGGTGTACACCAAGTAATATTTAGGCCAATGGCTGAAGGTATACAAGACTATAAACAATGTTCTCACAGGGCACAGCTTACCTGTCCTTCCCATCCATGCATGAATCTGATAGAGAACAAACATTTTTAGGTGGTTGTGCTACCAGGAAATCCCACTGCTACTGACTGGCCTTTACAGAGCGtttaatctctttttctcaCGCACACATATACATAGTCAACCACAGCAAAGCTTTACAAGGGGTTTCTTCAACAACCCCTGACATTTGGAAGAAGCCACCAAGCTTTCAAAAATACGGCAGCAAATCTTGAATTCAAAAACCACTGTAGaataagaaaaagcatttgCCCATTCTCACAAACGGAGTCAAGTCTCCTTTCATAGTGCAAGACTTGAGTCAAGAAAGGTTTGCTTTCACTGGTAAAACCTTATTCTGCTATTTTTCCTGCTGACTGCTTGCTTTATGTGGGTGGGGTAGTGTTTTTATTGTTCTGGACTGCATTTTAATTGATGGCAGAGTGCCTGGAGTTTGGGATTGGCATCTCTTCCACTGTTTTTGTTGcgataaataaatgtatttcccccctgtttgttaaaaaatgaaatacacgCCATACTCTCCATTGCTAAAAACAAAGCAGgctgctacaaaaaaaaaaaaaacaaacaccacaaaaaaaacccaaaaaaacaaacccacaaaacaaacaaagaaaagctttcagatGGCACAATCAATCTACCAAGCTCCTGCTGCAAGGAATTCACCACCCAAAAGCCTCATCCCTGCTTACTACTCTCTGAAAAACCCTCAAAGACCAAGAAGTAGAGATATGACAGTGGAGACCAGCAGTACTGTTCAGTGGCTAAATATGTGTGTAATTCTGAGGAGGAGACTGAAGATCAGATTTTGGCCTCAACCTCAGGCATCAACAACTACAAGGATGGAAGCCCGCTAAACGTGTAAGATATGTTCTCAAGAGAAAATAAGACAGATTAAGAACAGCTTGAAAAGGAGTTATTAAAGAGTTTGGTTCAGTACTGAATGGAGAGTCACTGAAGCAAATGCAACAAGGGAGAGACGGAGGGGGGTGGTCTACCCAGGCAGACAGGgctatgcaaaaaaaacccccttcccaaacaaaaaaccaaacccacaagtATAGACTTATATTAATGAAAAACTCCCAAATCTGAAGTTTTTGTTCACAAGCAATGCGAAAACAGCACCTGTATCAATACTCAAAACCAACACTAACCAGCCAGCATCTAAAGCATCTCCAGAGCACTTTAATGGAAATATGCTGTTACTGATGCTGCcaaaatatgactttttttttatagtataGAAACATTTGTAATCTATGTTTTCTGACCTAGTAATTAGAAAATTGCCCTGCTACAATctgacacaaagaaaaaagggtcctagttttttctcagctgttgaTTCAATGCCTACTACAATAGTAGTTGGCACTGCTACTGCTACCACTCTTCTGCTATtccaggggagggggggaagaagaaccacacacacgcacaccccccccacccaaacAAGCAAGCTGGAATTATTTAAGGAGAAATAAAGTGTCAGCACCAAGCTAAATTGTTCTCGTTATCcgaagaatttaaaaaaacactttaataTTACACTTGCATGAAAATTGTATGAGCTCTTCATGCCAGGCAGTGTTTCAGCATGCTCCCCAAGtgcacacaaacaaaaaacatatGACAAACTGTTGTCTCCCAACTGattaaagtatttctttctggCACAGAAAAGCACTTAGTTAACTACTGTGAGTCTCAGCCAACAGAAGTATTCCACCCACTACTAAGCACAAAGTTCAAACCTGAACACAAATATGCTTCAAAAACGTGCAGCTTCTGAAATACGAGAAAGAGTATGTCTGAGCAACTTGTTTTCAACCCTGAGCTACTTGGTGAGTTGAAAGAACCAATAAAGAGTAGCACGAGTCCAACTACACTGTGTCTCTCTTGAGCACATTTGGAAAAAGTGCAAGGTGTTAACATACTTCTTTCCAAAACATCATTACAGCAATAAAGCCACATCAGcctaacacacacacacagaattagggaaagaaaagcctACATAGAATGTTTAGTACATCtcagtttctttctgttgtgGTATTCACTTGCATGGCAAAGCCCTTCCGTTCCATATACCATAATCATCCAGAGGAAGCGAGTTTGAAATGTCCAAAACTATGGGTACAGAGAAGTAGTACAGTTTAATACACCATGTAAGATGAAAAGCCCCCACACCTTTAACAATTTTAAAGAGCTGATTAACTACTATTGGCCAAATTCTGAATGTCACAACCCACTAAAATCTAGCAGTTTGTTCTGTGGTTGGTGCAAAATCCAAGATAAAATCcaatttttcatattctttttttaaacacacagcTAAACCAAGTTATTTGTACACAAGGTTTGATGTCTTATCAGAAGAGCTTCCAGTGTTTTGTACCTTGACACtcaaaaagacaaggaaaacaGGCTAAGAGCTACTTGCTCCCTTCCTAAGTTGTTTCAAAGAAACCCAGGCACTGGGACCCCAGGTGTTCTGAAGAGCAGGCACATTAATGGACAGCAATTATACTGAGAAGGTAActtgtatgtattttttctccCAGACAAAGCCTACCTGTTTACTTTTTGTGGCCTTTCCAGCAGGATTCTTCCTTCCTTTAGCACCCTCCATGTTTCTTAAAACACTGATGAAATCTTTCTTTGACACAGATGACAGTAGTTTAGCACGCTGCCTGTCAGAGCTCCCAGCTTTCTTCACCTTCTCATCAACATTCTTTTGGTGTGTCCTGACAGCATTAAATAATTGTACAACACCTCTAGGAtggggaaaaacaacaacaaaacagagtTTTTAACTCAAGTTCCCTTTACAGAAATTAACCCTCTACCAAAGCAACTAATCAGGGCAGATGCTGGATGGCTTCTAACTCCCCAAAATGGTTACTCTGAACCTCATTTCAGTTAAGAAGTAACATTTATTACAAAGTAGCAGGCTttaaatttttcacttttccttcaCACTTATTGCTAGGATCCAGAAATTAACAAATCCACCAGTAACTATTCAGATCCCAACCTAAGCAAAGTAACATGGCACTGAGACCAGTGCAAGAGCATGTTTTGTCCCCAGAAGCACGTTACTCATCTACAATCAGCCATTAAATTCCTCAGGCAAGATCTTAAGAGCAGCTAAAGCAGGGGGACAAGGCAGAGGAATAAGTAAGGAGACAGATACAGACAGCACATCAAGGTGCGTCGCAGGACTAGGTGAACCAAACTACTGCAACACAGAACAGGCAACTGAACTTAAACTGGTGAATCCTCcgcagagaaggaaaaaacgGAGTAGTAGAAACAaatgttctgcatttttaaagcattaaatgAACAAAATGAGGGGATCCAACAAAGCACTTCTGTTAACCAAACATTACATTCCCATCTAAATTTTTACTCTTTCATAAAGCTTCTGAAATCTTTTGTTGAACTTGTTACTGTACAATGCAGACCTGTATATAAATCTCTCTGCTCCTGCTAGTCACCTCTTAAGAGTTCAATCTGATTAGAAACAGATTACCTGCACAGGCCaattcttccccttttcttcctttttttcaataTACTTATATTGAAggaaagcattcagaaaaaCTCTTACCTCGTGGCAATTCTCTgaagatttctttctctgtctcgGTCTTTGACAACATCTGGCTTCACTCGGCACATCATTTCCCACTCCCGCTTTTTATCAAGCTGCATTATAAATATTGTTATGTGAAACAACATGGAGCATTGGAGAATGCAGCATAGTCTGATAGAGTATGTAGCAAGAgtcaaaaaaaaagataaatcaacAAAACTCAGTTTGGTTTGAGGCTAAGGGGAGTTCCAGTATAGGTCTGGACAACAGGTCTGAGGCAAGTCTCTTGCATTGACACACCAGGGGCCACAGTCAAATCTCAAAGAGTCACTTGCCTTCAGTAACAAAAACTAGAAAAGTTGCACCAGTGTGATGCCTCTGGCTCAAGACAAGCAAAAGGAGTctagaaaaatgcaaatgctttcACACTGACTGCTACAAACAAGGAAATTATTCAAAGACATCTTTCAACTCCAAGACTCACAAGTTGATCACAGAGAAATTTACACATAACAAAATCCTGGGTCTATCAAGACAGGTATGTCGCATTTTGAGCCTTGGGAATTTGACTTCCCCAGCTGAATTAATTGTGGTACAGCTTTGTGACAGACAGTGACACATGGCAGTCTGTAAGAGGCAGAACTCAAACACCAGGAAGAGCACCAAGCGCCCACTGGAGAACAATTCCTGTGCACAACACtgattttgtccttttttttttttttttgaggcgctctctttcaaaagcaaactgaTACATTTTCCCTTTACCAAGGGCCACACCACCAGCAGCTTCTTTTCTGCTACAATAGGAGAATACTGTATTTCCCCAGCCTCTGCTTCAAAGAGTAAGgtagtgaaatatttttttccccttttaacaATTTAACAGTGTTCTAGGTGCGGTGATGTTGCATTAAGTCTGTTTTACGCAAGAAGTCTTTCACGGAATTTCAGAGTCCTTATCTTTGTAATTCCAGGCAGACTACCATGAATTTGTGAGTTTATGACCACGTTTTGGCCTTTTATCAAAAGAACTGTCCTATTCTAGCCTTCACCAGCAAGAAATTAATAGAAGGCAGATTGTTCTcatatttttccaaaggtaAACAAGACAGTTTGGGGACCTGCAGCCCAACTCTGCTTTGCAGTACTCCCACATATTTACTGGATGAGAACAGGTATTTGGGACAATCATAACTGAGCAGATGCTGTACTGAAGCTCTGTATTTAAAAGGCAGGCCGTGGCCTAACAACAGCATGTCCCAGACTGTCAGGTGGATAACCTGGTTATCCTATTGAAACAGAACTGGTAAGATGAGACATTAGAactattaatgtatttttagccTGAGGGTAAATTAATCACAGCCTGGAACTAAAAGTTCCACTAAAGACACACAAACAAATGACTTAACTGCCAACATAGTTTTGTTCTCTTCATAACAGTTTCAGAACCAAAAGCAATTTAAGGTACAGACACTGTAACAAAAAACTCCTACCAGGAAAATCATTGAGGGGAGCAAACAACAATTCACAACCACATCAATGATTACTACAATCTCAACCTAGAGACCTTTGATTTTGGAAGTCACAGCAGAACTTAAATGAAAGcagttttctccttctccctctcacTTTCAATGAGAGAGAACTATTTCAACTTGTAATGCCGACAAAATGAATTATACCCCAAATTAACAAAAGCAAttagaaaagcagctgctttcacCCTCTCAACACCAAAACATCTTAAGTTGACAGACTGGAACAGTCCTGCTGCCAAAGATCAGCCTGCCTGATGGCCCAGAAAAAGCAGTGAAGGAAAAAGCCCTCCAGCATGACTGTCTGGAAAGTAAAAAAACTGAAGCTACTTCACATCATGGTGGAGGAGAGattctgaaacagaagacaGTCTCAGAGCACTCTCCCAAATCCACCCTGACGGGATCTTGCATGTACCACATCTGGCTGACTGTACAACAAGATACAGCATCTTTTTCTCACCTtcattctcttctccagcctttcttgtttttccttttctctctcctcctccagtTTTTTATTCTTGGCCAAGATGGTGGACTTATTTTGCGGAATCTTTTTGTTGAGCACTTTTGCCATGGCATCTGCCCAGCCTGCACCTGGGCCAGCTTTGGAGCTTGTTGCCTTTTCAACCACATCACCAAGGGCTGCTGTTTCATCTTCATCATCACCATCCAGGGCTTCACCTCCTGAAGAGTAGCTATCTTCTGGAAGTCCTGAGCTTAACTCAGAATctaggggtaaaaaaaaaaggaacaaaaaaagtaTCAGGAGTTCTGTTTCTATTAAGGATCCATCACTAGCTTAACTTGCTCCATTTGTAAATGTTATCAGAGTTCAGGGCCATATACTACTTGCTGTTACAATTAATTCCTCAAGCAGGCATACACCACCATAATGAATTTATTAGAAAGTATCCAGTGCAAATGCTTGCTCATCTCAGTGATGATTTAAAGTGATTTAAGAGGTTGGgtaaaagggaaaaggcagccTTGAAAATTTATTATTAGATTAATGAATATTTTGATGTTTAGGAGTGGCAAGTTTTGGGAAAAAACCTATGTTTTCCAGTTCAAAAACTATAATTTATaaatgcatatacacacacacatacgtATGCATTTATGTATGCATGTACATACTTATACACAAACTGCAACAGTGACATCTAGTGTTTAAATGCAAACAGCCACATGAATTAAATTGAAGGTAGGGCAGCATTTCTTACATGAAAGCAGAATCTGctcaagaaaaataatgccAACAAAAATACAATTACCTAAGCATAATGAACACAGAGGGGAGACTGCTTTGTGAAATAAAGAATCAAGACAGTTGCTGGGtagttcaaaagaaaacagaagcactGAGCTTTTCTGGTATAAGTAACTGCTCAAGGTTTTGAGACAAATAAAACACCCCCAATTTCAAGTTTCCTTACCCTATCcaccttcaaaacaaaaaagaaggaattaaagttaaaatactgaagtttGGAATCAAGCAACAGCAAGACAGGACAGAACAGCCAACTAGACAGCAAATCAAACACATGAAGAATACACCACTTCCCTCACTAGTCTGTTCAGTGGGTCAAATAGCACAAATAAAGTCTTTAACAGTGCAGATGACTAGAATGAAACAGGCTGCAAGTTTAGGGTCTGCTAAAATATGTTTGGTTATTTCAGTGGACCCACTTTATCACGTAATCAAGAGCAGAGCATAAAAGTGTCCTGCCACTATTAACTACCATTCCACTAATACTTATGCCACtcaaaagttttaaattaattatgttGTATACAACTTTCAAGGCTGCAAATCAAGCGCTCAACAGAAGGAGGCTGGTCTCTGACACTGCAAGTCCAACCAGCAAGGGGACAATTCCCCACCAACTCTGAGATACCAGCTGACTGGCTTTCATCCATCTACTACCCTCACACTACTttaaaaagagtattttaaaatcacaacGTTAAGTACTACTGAGCCAAGTGCTTTACTTTGTAAGCATTACTATATCCCATGAACTACCTTTATCAAGCAAATTATTAAGAGAATGAAGTCAGGACTGCTTCAGCAGATCGACTTTCCGTAAAACCATGCAGACAGCTGTTAATGATCTTCCTTATTAATCAACTGCCTATTTAATTACTTAACAAACATAAATATACACTGTGTTGCCAGACTAACCCTTTACTGTGCCTTCTCCACATGCCTTTTTGaaccagcaaaaaaaccaaTGTAGCAGCAAAACAGTGGTGTTAACCAATTTTAAACTAAGCCTCTAATGCCCAGGCATATTTAAAGACTGAGAGCATTTAGTTATCATCATGGAAAGAAGCAAGATTGTATGTTTACATCACAAATGTGGAAGCGAAATACTGAATACTTGCTCATTATCTGTATCAGTATGATTTTTACTACCACGAAGGTGAACAGTGTTGTGTCACACTCCACACAGGATAAGTTACAGGTGTTTTTTCAACAGTCCTTACTAAAATTGGTGATTTACAAGCGGCAAATTTGTTCAATGCATTCAGAAACTACTAAAGGCATCCTTTTTATGATATCAGTATGTCTCCATATCCTGatttccaaatttaaaaaaaaaaaatcaaaccattgCATGTAAAGAAGTGCATTACCACATCCTGGTTCCTACATGTAAAACAATTTGTCAAGTTTTCGCCCCTAAGCCTTGTCCATGATAGAATATTGCTATCTAGTTTTTAAACAAGGAATTAACCCCTACTTGCAACTTTTTCATACATACAAAAGCTAACAGCTACAAAAGTCCAAACGTGAATTCCACACACTGCTTAGGACCAACTTCCACAGTTAGCTATAAAAACCAGATCAGActtataaaaaagaaagtgcaaAACCATGTATTAATCTCCTTTACTTGATATTTCCTGGCAATAAAATAGGAGGATAATGCCGGATAATACCAACAACATTTTGCTTTCAACAATTACAGAAAGATGAACAGGGCTTCAACAACCAGCCATGACTTATTCTTTAATACATCTGAGGATCTGTCAACGGCATGACATAAAGCAGAGGTATTTCAAAGTAAACTAGATAACTCTATCAGAAATAGGAGCTGGGGCTCTATTCTGAATCGCAAAGATTGAAGCCTGGCATAGATTTAATGTAAAAAGTCCCaattgggggggggaataaatatacacatatatcGCCATACTTTATTCTTCTAAACTTGCCTGGTGATCTAGGTGTAGACGGATACAGTTAAAACCAGCAATCGTTCAGaaatgagctctgaaagaagctCTCACACAAGGCCTCCCCTTGAGTTCAGTTTTGACCCTCAAACCAAACAGAACCACTGAGAACTACGGCTCCAATGGCCACAACCTTGATTCCTGCCAGaataaagagtaaaaaaaaaaaaaaaaaataaatccagttaTATAATTAAGAAGCGATCACAACTAGTTCGGTATACCCTCACAACACACGAAGAAGCAAAAACGAGTGGAGAACCACGTAGAAAGGATGGAGTATGAGTACGTTTATGCTGTGTTTATACTCCGTGCTCTCCTGGTAGGCTACTGTAATTGGCGCATCTCAGGGGTTTCCTCCGGAGCACGAAGCCGATCCTCGTCTCGTACAGACAGACGCAGGCAGACACACAGCCGGGAAACCCACCCCGAGGGAGCCCCGCGGGCACCCCGCGCCCCGCTGCCTCCGCCCCACCGGCAAGCGGCTTCGGCAGGCGGCTGGGCCGGGGCCGTAGCTCCCGCCGTCCCCGACAACCGGCTCCAGCCCTCGGGCCAGCCTCCCGAGGGGGGGAGAACGGGCTCAGGCCCGCCGGCGGGCTCGGACGGGGCAGAGAGGAGCGGCCGCTCCGGCCCAcggcgggggccggggaggCCTTAGCAGCCCGTCCGAGCAGAGAGGGACCCAAACCCCTTCCCGCTCCCGTTGGGGAAGCGGCGCCCGTTACCGCTGTCCGCCTCCTCGCCCACCGCAGCGCCGCATCCACGTGGGCCCGCCACGGCAGCCGCCATCTTCCCCACGGTCCGCCCAGTATCGtctcccggcccggcccccgcgcCGCGAATCTGCGTTCCGTCTCCAAAGGTTCCGGGCAGGCTAGCAGAGCCGGCGGCTTCCGGGGCGGGCCGCGGGCCTGGCGAGGCGCGTAGGCACCTCGGCAAACGTGAGGGGGCGGGAGGTCTGCCTGggcttctcctctccctcaggCCCGGGGAGGTCCGTGGGTCTCGGGCACTGGGCTGCTGCTCTTCCCGGGAGTGGGCAAAGCCCTGCGAGACCCTGCGGGCCTCTCCTTGTCGCCATTTTGGGGTCACCGCCAACCCCGGCACTGATGCCTGGCCTTGCGTTTATGTGCACTGAGAAAGGTCATGTCGGCCAAAGCGTGGAGAGCACCCCCCGCAAAAGCTCAAACCCAGCAAAGCCCGGGCTGGTTATTCTCTGCTGGTTGCTCTCTTCCACCTTTGGGAGCCGCAGTGAACATGgcaatgataaaaataaattgacGTAATGTTTGCTGTAGATTGCAGAGCGGGAAGAAGAATTTTGAAGTCCTGCCTTCACAGTGCTGGCGGCCCTAAGAAAACGTAGGTCAAGGCCCAAAAGGAGGACAATTTTT
Proteins encoded in this region:
- the RRP15 gene encoding RRP15-like protein, giving the protein MAAAVAGPRGCGAAVGEEADSDSELSSGLPEDSYSSGGEALDGDDEDETAALGDVVEKATSSKAGPGAGWADAMAKVLNKKIPQNKSTILAKNKKLEEEREKEKQERLEKRMKLDKKREWEMMCRVKPDVVKDRDRERNLQRIATRGVVQLFNAVRTHQKNVDEKVKKAGSSDRQRAKLLSSVSKKDFISVLRNMEGAKGRKNPAGKATKSKQGEVKSEEGPEWNILRDDFMMGASMKDWDKESDGEGNTEQGGGLKQEDDSD